TCTTCTCGTCTGGATCGACTGTGAGATGACCGGCCTCGATCTCGGCCGAGACAAGCTGATCGAGGTCGCCGCGCTCGTCACCGACCCGGATCTCAACGTGCTCGGCGACGGGGTCGACGTGGTCGTCCACGCGGACGACGCGGCGCTGGACGCGATGCCCGAGATCGTCGCGACGATGCACGCAAAGTCGGGGTTGACCGACGAGGTCCGCCGGTCCACGGTGACGTTGGCCGAGGCGGAGCAGTTGGTTCTCGACTACGTCACCAGCCATGTCAAGGATCCCCGCGCCGCCCCGCTCTGTGGGAACTCCATCGCCACCGACCGGGGCTTCATCGCCCGGGACATGCCGCGCCTCGACGCGCACCTGCACTACCGGATGATCGACGTCTCCTCGATCAAGGAGCTCTGCCGGCGTTGGTACCCCCGAGTGTATTTCGGGCAGCCGTCGAAGGGGCTCGCGCACCGGGCGCTGGCCGACATCCGGGAGAGCATCCGGGAGCTGGAGTACTACCGGCGGACGGTCTTCGTGCCACTACCCGGGCCGGATGTGGAGAGCGCGAAGGCGATCGCCGCGGAGCTGTAGCGTCGTGCGGCCGAACCCACTGGACGGGTCGGGCGGGAGTGGGGCTATTATTGATCCGCGCCGCCCGGGGTAACCGGGGCGTAGGCATGGTGGCTGTAGCTCAGTTGGCAGAGCACCGGGTTGTGGTCCCGGTTGTCGTGGGTTCAATTCCCATCAGTCACCCCACTTGTGGATCTCCTCCACGACAGGTCAGGCCCCCTCGAACGAGGGGGCCTGACGCGTTGATAGGGGCGTGGTAGGGGAAGTCAGCTCGTTCCGGTCCCTTCGCCGCGGCGGGCGAACCCGTCGACGTATCCCTCCGCGTAGCCCTGCAAGAGGGCCTCTTCGAGGGCGGTAACCGCCCGATCGTCGACCTGGGTTGTCGCGCCGCGGCGAGTAGATCTCTGGGTCGCCCGAGAAATCCGACCAGGGAGTTGAGGCCGCGACGTGGGAACGTCAGCGTCCGTAGATGGGGGCGCTTCGTTCGTAGGTCTCTCGCCGGCGACC
The sequence above is a segment of the Micromonospora sp. WMMA1363 genome. Coding sequences within it:
- the orn gene encoding oligoribonuclease; the encoded protein is MPVADLLVWIDCEMTGLDLGRDKLIEVAALVTDPDLNVLGDGVDVVVHADDAALDAMPEIVATMHAKSGLTDEVRRSTVTLAEAEQLVLDYVTSHVKDPRAAPLCGNSIATDRGFIARDMPRLDAHLHYRMIDVSSIKELCRRWYPRVYFGQPSKGLAHRALADIRESIRELEYYRRTVFVPLPGPDVESAKAIAAEL